Proteins encoded by one window of Bacillus sp. DTU_2020_1000418_1_SI_GHA_SEK_038:
- a CDS encoding peptidoglycan recognition family protein, whose protein sequence is MFTIKPNNFHFVEPLEELEKIEKLIIHHTSRVDFTAEDTHRFHQNERGWSGIGYNYFIEKDGSISEGRGLHVGAHTYGYNRKTIGICATGDFDIENPTNAQIKSLIDICHYFMGKYQLKPKDVLGHRELDGFDYTTCPGKLFNMNEFRTLLEKVQVGASKA, encoded by the coding sequence ATGTTTACGATTAAGCCTAACAACTTCCATTTTGTAGAGCCGCTTGAGGAATTAGAAAAAATTGAAAAATTGATTATTCATCATACATCACGAGTGGATTTTACAGCAGAAGATACCCATCGATTTCATCAAAATGAAAGAGGCTGGAGCGGTATCGGATATAACTATTTCATAGAGAAAGATGGATCCATTTCCGAAGGCAGAGGACTCCATGTGGGTGCCCATACCTACGGTTATAATCGTAAAACGATTGGAATTTGTGCTACAGGCGATTTCGATATTGAAAATCCTACAAATGCACAGATCAAATCATTAATTGATATTTGTCATTATTTTATGGGGAAATATCAACTAAAACCGAAGGATGTTCTTGGACACCGAGAACTGGATGGCTTCGACTACACTACATGTCCGGGAAAGTTATTTAACATGAATGAATTTCGAACGTTGCTAGAAAAGGTACAAGTAGGTGCTTCAAAAGCTTAG
- a CDS encoding tetratricopeptide repeat protein, with the protein MGESNITAVLEVEERNTGRPKRTRKGIATLLKDKEDKYTGRQNELDLFNNALESKRWDEYKILSYYGVGGIGKTELRKKIMKKLESRSEVEFTFIDFETGELQQVEKALIHLRTEIGKKYPVAFTLFDAAYIIYMGKTNNAINLNEKTLPFVEKGTWVADFVNIIAENPYVSIATKLINVISKRIVHALPKEDMDLIRNFESLEVRELQELLPQIFAEDLERYLLKTNNKFVIFIDTYEALWTDKRMKAYDGAVDEWIRDLVLELPNVFWVVFGREPIDWGLYEETEDIDISYVPLDALSEAETKELLEKHEILDIAIQDEIYRNSEGHPYSIKLSIDTYNNIPNPVVSDFIGLRTPVKLFNRFIKYLLEPEKQALELLALTQGWDIDTYEHLMDSFRILLNEDDHHKLTRFSFITQLDGNTWDMHRLMRDSLIDYQRYEKMVKGRSFLFNYYKKGLSKELVRKETHYAGKLINQAFYQGFMLMEQGEISKAYFIDWFREYDIVFLNSKANYLTLPLLHQLRTFLENGASREDEKYLGVILYDIAFVYMDENRDYKRAERLFKEVLELREQKFSDDKIMLAKSYFGLATLYQRMGRNQEAEVLHEKAFSLRKQYCDSSNIIGLAYSANGLAMLYQNRKDYEKALEYYGIALSIYENLDKSHYGKISTSMMNLISCYHEFHQYDKAYEFSIKVMDIVKNDEHFNQIRYAEVLNVFAVTKTALGQYEEALELLQESYDIFKDRLGEESIYVSKVLHNSAITFKLLQNDTESINTMNKCLEIKNKMVSIGTLKEENINYSYSQEMQRFLQQDTIEYDQLKFNF; encoded by the coding sequence ATGGGAGAGAGTAATATAACTGCGGTTTTGGAAGTAGAAGAAAGAAATACGGGTCGACCAAAAAGGACTAGAAAAGGTATAGCTACGCTATTAAAAGATAAAGAAGATAAATATACGGGTCGACAAAATGAACTGGATTTATTTAATAATGCCTTAGAGAGCAAAAGGTGGGATGAATATAAAATACTTTCCTATTACGGAGTCGGCGGGATTGGTAAAACGGAATTACGCAAAAAGATAATGAAGAAACTGGAGAGTCGATCCGAAGTTGAATTCACTTTTATTGACTTTGAAACCGGTGAATTGCAACAAGTAGAAAAAGCGCTTATCCATTTAAGAACGGAAATTGGTAAAAAGTATCCCGTAGCGTTTACTCTATTTGATGCTGCATACATCATTTATATGGGAAAAACAAATAATGCTATTAACCTTAATGAAAAGACTCTGCCCTTTGTTGAAAAGGGAACATGGGTCGCGGATTTTGTTAATATCATAGCGGAAAACCCTTATGTATCAATTGCAACTAAACTGATTAACGTTATCTCAAAACGAATAGTACATGCTCTGCCTAAAGAAGATATGGATTTAATACGGAATTTCGAATCATTGGAAGTGCGTGAGCTACAAGAACTTTTGCCGCAGATTTTTGCAGAAGACTTGGAAAGATACTTACTAAAAACGAATAATAAATTCGTCATTTTTATTGATACATATGAAGCATTATGGACTGACAAGAGAATGAAGGCTTATGATGGTGCGGTAGATGAATGGATACGAGATCTGGTTCTTGAACTTCCTAATGTTTTTTGGGTAGTATTTGGCCGGGAACCTATTGATTGGGGACTTTATGAGGAAACAGAGGATATTGATATTTCCTATGTGCCACTTGACGCATTATCAGAAGCCGAAACAAAAGAATTATTGGAAAAGCACGAAATTCTTGATATAGCCATTCAAGATGAGATTTATCGAAATTCTGAAGGGCACCCTTATTCTATAAAACTATCCATTGATACATATAATAATATACCTAATCCAGTTGTATCCGATTTTATTGGATTAAGAACGCCAGTTAAATTATTTAATAGATTTATAAAATATCTCTTAGAGCCTGAAAAACAGGCGTTAGAGTTATTAGCCTTAACGCAAGGTTGGGACATTGATACATATGAACATTTAATGGATTCGTTCCGTATACTGCTGAACGAGGATGACCATCATAAACTAACTCGATTTTCATTTATTACACAATTAGATGGTAATACATGGGACATGCATCGGTTAATGCGAGATAGCCTGATTGACTATCAGCGCTATGAAAAAATGGTGAAAGGAAGATCTTTTTTATTTAATTATTATAAAAAGGGGCTTTCAAAAGAACTAGTTAGAAAAGAGACTCATTACGCCGGCAAACTCATCAATCAAGCATTTTACCAAGGTTTTATGTTAATGGAACAAGGAGAAATTTCAAAAGCGTATTTTATTGATTGGTTTAGAGAGTACGATATCGTCTTTTTAAATAGCAAGGCAAATTATTTAACATTGCCTCTCTTACATCAGCTAAGAACATTCTTAGAGAACGGAGCTAGTAGAGAGGATGAGAAATATTTAGGTGTTATTCTTTATGATATTGCTTTTGTCTATATGGATGAAAATCGGGATTACAAGAGAGCAGAGCGTTTATTTAAAGAGGTTTTGGAGCTTCGTGAACAGAAATTCTCTGATGATAAAATAATGCTCGCAAAATCTTATTTTGGTTTAGCCACTCTATATCAACGAATGGGACGAAATCAAGAAGCTGAAGTGCTCCATGAAAAGGCGTTTTCACTGCGCAAACAATACTGTGATTCATCAAATATAATAGGACTAGCATATTCAGCTAATGGACTAGCCATGCTTTATCAAAATAGGAAGGATTATGAAAAAGCATTAGAGTATTATGGAATAGCGCTTAGCATCTATGAAAACCTTGATAAATCTCACTATGGCAAAATTTCTACCAGCATGATGAACTTAATTAGCTGCTATCATGAATTCCATCAGTACGATAAGGCTTATGAATTTTCCATCAAAGTTATGGACATTGTTAAGAATGACGAGCATTTTAATCAAATTAGATATGCAGAGGTGCTAAATGTATTTGCTGTCACTAAAACGGCTTTAGGCCAGTATGAAGAGGCACTCGAGCTACTTCAAGAATCTTATGACATCTTTAAAGACCGGTTAGGTGAAGAAAGTATATATGTGTCAAAGGTATTGCATAACTCTGCTATAACATTTAAGCTGCTGCAAAACGACACCGAAAGCATCAATACAATGAATAAGTGCTTAGAAATAAAAAATAAAATGGTCAGCATCGGAACGTTAAAAGAGGAAAATATAAACTACAGCTATAGCCAGGAAATGCAAAGGTTTTTACAACAAGACACGATCGAATATGACCAATTGAAGTTTAATTTTTAG